A genomic segment from Syngnathus scovelli strain Florida chromosome 3, RoL_Ssco_1.2, whole genome shotgun sequence encodes:
- the aak1a gene encoding AP2-associated protein kinase 1 isoform X13: MKKFFDSRRELVSSGPGPGAGGGGAGSSGGGSFIGRVFTLGRHQVTIEEIVAEGGFAIVFLVRTNQGQRCALKRMYVNNEHDLQICKLEIQIMRDLVGQKNIVGYLDSSIAAVGAGDVWEVLILMDFCRGGQVVNLMNQRLQTGFTEAEVLQIFCDTCEAVARLHQCKTPIIHRDLKVENILLHDQGHYVLCDFGSATNHFQDPQTEGVPVVEEEIKKYTTLSYRAPEMVNLYGGKVITTKADIWAMGCLLYKLCYFTLPFGESQVAICDGSFTIPDNSRYSQDMHCLIRYILEPDPDMRPDIYQVSYFAFKMNRRECPVPNLHNSPIPAKLPEPIKASEAVVKKSQTKARITDPIPTTETSIAPRQRPKAGQTQPQPISGILPIQAGLTPRKRPNVAAAAPQAIGVGISVPPSAAGALQTSQQVPAPTQASLQPLQTTNIQPQVTPQPQQLLMKQQQPSALLQLQNTQQQQQHEVQESPALRLTSIPECSVIGPAADPDVTTGRGNKVGSLTPPSSPKLTAKSGHRRILSDVTHSAIFGVPISKSTQLLQAAAAEASLNKSKSASTTPSGSPCSSQQTVYHPSDGDNQSAHITINTQPSWNPFGDDNFSKLTAEELLNKDFAKLAETAPEEKSKGDCLIHGLNSFADNLIDHGQKSHETSLLHPDLLTLTEPLSTNAGTAKTEMCVDSLIPGFEAPQAQRHSGQSELPSASMPDSLTGKDSLLGCHLLSHTSPHGKPNVSATSSYHSSAPLGSCSATCLEELHPSQTSADSSSFLMSQGEKGNNDEFDPIPVLISKTSSQGGHSRNNSGSSESSLPNLARSLLLVDQLIDL; this comes from the exons ATGAAGAAATTTTTTGACTCACGCCGGGAGCTGGTGAGCTCAGGGCCTGGTCCGGGAGCCGGCGGAGGAGGCGCCGGTTCCAGCGGCGGAGGCAGCTTCATCGGCAGGGTTTTTACCCTTGGAAGACATCAAGTGACCATCGAAGAGATCGTGGCTGAAG GAGGTTTTGCCATTGTTTTTTTGGTGCGAACGAATCAGGGTCAGCGGTGTGCTCTAAAGCGGATGTATGTTAACAATGAACATGATCTACAAATCTGCAAACTGGAAATACAGATTatg CGTGACCTTGTGGGTCAGAAAAATATAGTTGGGTATCTGGATTCCAGCATAGCTGCAGTTGGAGCTGGTGATGTGTGGGAGGTCCTAATCTTAATGGACTTCTGTCGAG GTGGACAGGTGGTCAACCTGATGAACCAACGCTTACAGACCGGCTTCACGGAGGCAGAGGTGTTGCAGATCTTTTGCGATACGTGTGAGGCTGTTGCTCGTCTGCACCAGTGCAAGACTCCAATCATTCATAGAGACCTGAAG GTGGAAAATATTCTTCTGCATGATCAGGGGCATTATGTGCTGTGTGACTTTGGAAGTGCTACAAACCATTTCCAAGATCCACAGACAGAGGGGGTACCCGTCGTTGAGGAGGAGATCAAAAA GTACACTACTTTATCATACCGTGCTCCAGAGATGGTCAACCTCTATGGTGGTAAAGTCATCACAACAAAGGCGGATATATGG GCTATGGGATGCCTCCTCTATAAACTATGCTACTTCACGCTTCCTTTCGGGGAGAGCCAAGTTGCTATCTGTGATGGCAGTTTCACTATTCCAGACAATTCACGTTACTCCCAAGATATGCACTGTCTCATCA GATATATACTGGAACCTGACCCCGACATGAGGCCAGACATCTATCAAGTATCATACTTTGCCTTTAAAATGAATCGGCGAGAGTGTCCTGTTCCAAATTTACAT AATTCACCTATTCCTGCAAAACTTCCCGAGCCTATCAAAGCCAGTGAAGCAGTggtcaaaaaaagtcaaaccaaAGCCAG GATCACAGACCCCATTCCTACCACTGAAACCTCAATAGCACCTCGACAAAGACCTAAGGCTGGCCAGACCCAACCACAGCCTATATCAGGCATTCTTCCCATACAAGCAGGTCTGACCCCACGCAAGAGGCCCAATGTAGCAGCTGCAGCGCCCCAGGCCATAG GTGTTGGTATCAGTGTCCCACCTTCAGCTGCGGGTGCCCTCCAGACTTCTCAACAGGTTCCTGCTCCCACGCAGGCTTCACTGCAGCCATTGCAGACCACCAACATTCAGCCTCAAGTCACGCCGCAACCTCAGCAGCTCCTCATGAAACAGCAACAACCTTCCGCTTTGTTACAGCTTCAGAATACACAGCAG CAACAGCAGCATGAGGTCCAAGAAAGTCCAGCTCTCCGTCTCACCTCCATACCCGAGTGTTCCGTCATTGGGCCAGCTGCTGACCCAGATGTG ACAACTGGAAGGGGAAACAAAGTCGGCTCCCTGACACCCCCATCGTCACCCAAGCTGACGGCCAAGAGTGGTCATCGCCGCATCCTGAGCGACGTCACTCACAGTGCCATCTTCGGGGTCCCCATCAGCAAGTCCACCCAGCTTCTGCAGGCAGCCGCAGCTGAGGCCAGCCTCAACAAATCCAA ATCGGCCAGCACAACTCCTTCTGGCTCCCCATGCTCGTCCCAGCAGACTGTATATCACCCATCTGATGGTGACAACCAATCTGCCCATATTACAATCAACACTCAGCCCAGTTGGAACCCCTTTGGTGACGATAATTTCTCGAAGCTAACTGCTGAGGAGCTGCTTAACAAAGACTTTGCAAAGCTTGCTGAAA CTGCTCCAGAGGAGAAGTCCAAGGGTGACTGTCTCATTCATGGACTCAATTCATTTGCTG ACAACTTGATTGATCATGGACAGAAGTCTCACGAAACCTCTCTTCTGCACCCTGACCTTTTAACCCTGACTGAGCCTTTGAGCACAAATGCTGGTACTG CAAAGACAGAGATGTGTGTGGATTCACTGATTCCTGGCTTTGAAGCCCCTCAAGCCCAGCGGCACTCAGGCCAGTCAGAGCTCCCCTCCGCCAGCATGCCAG ACTCTTTAACTGGGAAGGACTCTCTGCTGGGCTGCCATCTTCTATCTCATACTTCTCCTCACGGAAAGCCGAATGTTTCTGCTACTTCCTCCTATCACTCCTCTGCTCCTCTTGGCTCCTGCTCCGCAACCTGTCTGGAGGAGTTGCATCCTTCTCAGACATCTGCTG ACTCCTCCTCTTTCCTCATGTCGCAAGGAGAGAAAGGGAATAATGACGAGTTTGACCCTATTCCCGTGCTCATCTCCAAAACCTCAAGCCAAG GTGGTCACTCGCGCAACAACAGTGGCAGTTCAGAGTCCAGCCTTCCCAACTTGGCCCGCTCCCTCCTACTGGTGGATCAGCTCATCGACCTCTAG
- the aak1a gene encoding AP2-associated protein kinase 1 isoform X12 yields the protein MKKFFDSRRELVSSGPGPGAGGGGAGSSGGGSFIGRVFTLGRHQVTIEEIVAEGGFAIVFLVRTNQGQRCALKRMYVNNEHDLQICKLEIQIMRDLVGQKNIVGYLDSSIAAVGAGDVWEVLILMDFCRGGQVVNLMNQRLQTGFTEAEVLQIFCDTCEAVARLHQCKTPIIHRDLKVENILLHDQGHYVLCDFGSATNHFQDPQTEGVPVVEEEIKKYTTLSYRAPEMVNLYGGKVITTKADIWAMGCLLYKLCYFTLPFGESQVAICDGSFTIPDNSRYSQDMHCLIRYILEPDPDMRPDIYQVSYFAFKMNRRECPVPNLHNSPIPAKLPEPIKASEAVVKKSQTKARITDPIPTTETSIAPRQRPKAGQTQPQPISGILPIQAGLTPRKRPNVAAAAPQAIGVGISVPPSAAGALQTSQQVPAPTQASLQPLQTTNIQPQVTPQPQQLLMKQQQPSALLQLQNTQQQQQHEVQESPALRLTSIPECSVIGPAADPDVTTGRGNKVGSLTPPSSPKLTAKSGHRRILSDVTHSAIFGVPISKSTQLLQAAAAEASLNKSKSASTTPSGSPCSSQQTVYHPSDGDNQSAHITINTQPSWNPFGDDNFSKLTAEELLNKDFAKLAETAPEEKSKGDCLIHGLNSFADVQLDRNGYSMLGQEGRDSETVGDCVPNDECDHSSDEDQEKVTCQEEQKNFGGATEGHTSAHDLSGSRPLLLDSEEDEEHESQPTPASCVVSSAVTFLPPAPAAVAQNHSLLDPEPASIFSKAPFRLAQQEQGDVFANAPFPSGPLAAQQRLDVFSQAPFAKRKEAAPPPYPLGAAVIPEQGALGQTAPHPFRPQALAKYSRHFEGTVTQQHEGPFKVSNETGVHAADPFVCAPFHLKAPQEKP from the exons ATGAAGAAATTTTTTGACTCACGCCGGGAGCTGGTGAGCTCAGGGCCTGGTCCGGGAGCCGGCGGAGGAGGCGCCGGTTCCAGCGGCGGAGGCAGCTTCATCGGCAGGGTTTTTACCCTTGGAAGACATCAAGTGACCATCGAAGAGATCGTGGCTGAAG GAGGTTTTGCCATTGTTTTTTTGGTGCGAACGAATCAGGGTCAGCGGTGTGCTCTAAAGCGGATGTATGTTAACAATGAACATGATCTACAAATCTGCAAACTGGAAATACAGATTatg CGTGACCTTGTGGGTCAGAAAAATATAGTTGGGTATCTGGATTCCAGCATAGCTGCAGTTGGAGCTGGTGATGTGTGGGAGGTCCTAATCTTAATGGACTTCTGTCGAG GTGGACAGGTGGTCAACCTGATGAACCAACGCTTACAGACCGGCTTCACGGAGGCAGAGGTGTTGCAGATCTTTTGCGATACGTGTGAGGCTGTTGCTCGTCTGCACCAGTGCAAGACTCCAATCATTCATAGAGACCTGAAG GTGGAAAATATTCTTCTGCATGATCAGGGGCATTATGTGCTGTGTGACTTTGGAAGTGCTACAAACCATTTCCAAGATCCACAGACAGAGGGGGTACCCGTCGTTGAGGAGGAGATCAAAAA GTACACTACTTTATCATACCGTGCTCCAGAGATGGTCAACCTCTATGGTGGTAAAGTCATCACAACAAAGGCGGATATATGG GCTATGGGATGCCTCCTCTATAAACTATGCTACTTCACGCTTCCTTTCGGGGAGAGCCAAGTTGCTATCTGTGATGGCAGTTTCACTATTCCAGACAATTCACGTTACTCCCAAGATATGCACTGTCTCATCA GATATATACTGGAACCTGACCCCGACATGAGGCCAGACATCTATCAAGTATCATACTTTGCCTTTAAAATGAATCGGCGAGAGTGTCCTGTTCCAAATTTACAT AATTCACCTATTCCTGCAAAACTTCCCGAGCCTATCAAAGCCAGTGAAGCAGTggtcaaaaaaagtcaaaccaaAGCCAG GATCACAGACCCCATTCCTACCACTGAAACCTCAATAGCACCTCGACAAAGACCTAAGGCTGGCCAGACCCAACCACAGCCTATATCAGGCATTCTTCCCATACAAGCAGGTCTGACCCCACGCAAGAGGCCCAATGTAGCAGCTGCAGCGCCCCAGGCCATAG GTGTTGGTATCAGTGTCCCACCTTCAGCTGCGGGTGCCCTCCAGACTTCTCAACAGGTTCCTGCTCCCACGCAGGCTTCACTGCAGCCATTGCAGACCACCAACATTCAGCCTCAAGTCACGCCGCAACCTCAGCAGCTCCTCATGAAACAGCAACAACCTTCCGCTTTGTTACAGCTTCAGAATACACAGCAG CAACAGCAGCATGAGGTCCAAGAAAGTCCAGCTCTCCGTCTCACCTCCATACCCGAGTGTTCCGTCATTGGGCCAGCTGCTGACCCAGATGTG ACAACTGGAAGGGGAAACAAAGTCGGCTCCCTGACACCCCCATCGTCACCCAAGCTGACGGCCAAGAGTGGTCATCGCCGCATCCTGAGCGACGTCACTCACAGTGCCATCTTCGGGGTCCCCATCAGCAAGTCCACCCAGCTTCTGCAGGCAGCCGCAGCTGAGGCCAGCCTCAACAAATCCAA ATCGGCCAGCACAACTCCTTCTGGCTCCCCATGCTCGTCCCAGCAGACTGTATATCACCCATCTGATGGTGACAACCAATCTGCCCATATTACAATCAACACTCAGCCCAGTTGGAACCCCTTTGGTGACGATAATTTCTCGAAGCTAACTGCTGAGGAGCTGCTTAACAAAGACTTTGCAAAGCTTGCTGAAA CTGCTCCAGAGGAGAAGTCCAAGGGTGACTGTCTCATTCATGGACTCAATTCATTTGCTG ATGTGCAACTGGACAGGAACGGCTACTCCATGCTTGGCCAAGAAGGGCGCGACAGCGAAACTGTGGGCGATTGTGTACCAAACGACGAATGTGATCACTCCAGTGATGAAGACCAGGAGAAAGTAACCTGTCAAGAAGAGCAGAAGAACTTCGGGGGTGCCACCGAGGGTCATACTTCAGCCCACGACCTAAGCGGCTCCAGACCGCTGCTACTTGACTCCGAGGAGGACGAAGAGCACGAAAGCCAACCGACGCCAGCTTCCTGTGTGGTATCATCTGCTGTGACCTTCCTTCCACCTGCACCCGCCGCCGTTGCCCAGAATCATTCCCTGCTTGATCCCGAGCCAGCCAGCATCTTCTCAAAAGCTCCTTTTCGCCTCGCGCAGCAAGAACAGGGCGACGTGTTTGCCAACGCGCCATTTCCCAGCGGCCCGTTGGCAGCCCAACAGCGGCTGGATGTGTTCTCCCAGGCTCCATTTGCGAAAAGAAAGGAGGCCGCACCACCTCCGTACCCTCTCGGGGCAGCTGTGATACCTGAACAAGGTGCGTTGGGACAGACCGCACCACATCCTTTCCGTCCGCAAGCGCTAGCCaaatattcccgccactttgagGGAACGGTGACCCAGCAGCATGAGGGCCCTTTTAAAGTGAGCAATGAAACTGGTGTACACGCTGCTGACCCCTTTGTCTGTGCGCCATTTCACCTCAAAGCCCCCCAGGAAAAGCCCTGA
- the aak1a gene encoding AP2-associated protein kinase 1 isoform X2, translating into MKKFFDSRRELVSSGPGPGAGGGGAGSSGGGSFIGRVFTLGRHQVTIEEIVAEGGFAIVFLVRTNQGQRCALKRMYVNNEHDLQICKLEIQIMRDLVGQKNIVGYLDSSIAAVGAGDVWEVLILMDFCRGGQVVNLMNQRLQTGFTEAEVLQIFCDTCEAVARLHQCKTPIIHRDLKVENILLHDQGHYVLCDFGSATNHFQDPQTEGVPVVEEEIKKYTTLSYRAPEMVNLYGGKVITTKADIWAMGCLLYKLCYFTLPFGESQVAICDGSFTIPDNSRYSQDMHCLIRYILEPDPDMRPDIYQVSYFAFKMNRRECPVPNLHNSPIPAKLPEPIKASEAVVKKSQTKARITDPIPTTETSIAPRQRPKAGQTQPQPISGILPIQAGLTPRKRPNVAAAAPQAIGVGISVPPSAAGALQTSQQVPAPTQASLQPLQTTNIQPQVTPQPQQLLMKQQQPSALLQLQNTQQQQQHEVQESPALRLTSIPECSVIGPAADPDVTTGRGNKVGSLTPPSSPKLTAKSGHRRILSDVTHSAIFGVPISKSTQLLQAAAAEASLNKSKSASTTPSGSPCSSQQTVYHPSDGDNQSAHITINTQPSWNPFGDDNFSKLTAEELLNKDFAKLAETAPEEKSKGDCLIHGLNSFADNLIDHGQKSHETSLLHPDLLTLTEPLSTNAAKTEMCVDSLIPGFEAPQAQRHSGQSELPSASMPDSLTGKDSLLGCHLLSHTSPHGKPNVSATSSYHSSAPLGSCSATCLEELHPSQTSADSSSFLMSQGEKGNNDEFDPIPVLISKTSSQDVQLDRNGYSMLGQEGRDSETVGDCVPNDECDHSSDEDQEKVTCQEEQKNFGGATEGHTSAHDLSGSRPLLLDSEEDEEHESQPTPASCVVSSAVTFLPPAPAAVAQNHSLLDPEPASIFSKAPFRLAQQEQGDVFANAPFPSGPLAAQQRLDVFSQAPFAKRKEAAPPPYPLGAAVIPEQGALGQTAPHPFRPQALAKYSRHFEGTVTQQHEGPFKVSNETGVHAADPFVCAPFHLKAPQEKP; encoded by the exons ATGAAGAAATTTTTTGACTCACGCCGGGAGCTGGTGAGCTCAGGGCCTGGTCCGGGAGCCGGCGGAGGAGGCGCCGGTTCCAGCGGCGGAGGCAGCTTCATCGGCAGGGTTTTTACCCTTGGAAGACATCAAGTGACCATCGAAGAGATCGTGGCTGAAG GAGGTTTTGCCATTGTTTTTTTGGTGCGAACGAATCAGGGTCAGCGGTGTGCTCTAAAGCGGATGTATGTTAACAATGAACATGATCTACAAATCTGCAAACTGGAAATACAGATTatg CGTGACCTTGTGGGTCAGAAAAATATAGTTGGGTATCTGGATTCCAGCATAGCTGCAGTTGGAGCTGGTGATGTGTGGGAGGTCCTAATCTTAATGGACTTCTGTCGAG GTGGACAGGTGGTCAACCTGATGAACCAACGCTTACAGACCGGCTTCACGGAGGCAGAGGTGTTGCAGATCTTTTGCGATACGTGTGAGGCTGTTGCTCGTCTGCACCAGTGCAAGACTCCAATCATTCATAGAGACCTGAAG GTGGAAAATATTCTTCTGCATGATCAGGGGCATTATGTGCTGTGTGACTTTGGAAGTGCTACAAACCATTTCCAAGATCCACAGACAGAGGGGGTACCCGTCGTTGAGGAGGAGATCAAAAA GTACACTACTTTATCATACCGTGCTCCAGAGATGGTCAACCTCTATGGTGGTAAAGTCATCACAACAAAGGCGGATATATGG GCTATGGGATGCCTCCTCTATAAACTATGCTACTTCACGCTTCCTTTCGGGGAGAGCCAAGTTGCTATCTGTGATGGCAGTTTCACTATTCCAGACAATTCACGTTACTCCCAAGATATGCACTGTCTCATCA GATATATACTGGAACCTGACCCCGACATGAGGCCAGACATCTATCAAGTATCATACTTTGCCTTTAAAATGAATCGGCGAGAGTGTCCTGTTCCAAATTTACAT AATTCACCTATTCCTGCAAAACTTCCCGAGCCTATCAAAGCCAGTGAAGCAGTggtcaaaaaaagtcaaaccaaAGCCAG GATCACAGACCCCATTCCTACCACTGAAACCTCAATAGCACCTCGACAAAGACCTAAGGCTGGCCAGACCCAACCACAGCCTATATCAGGCATTCTTCCCATACAAGCAGGTCTGACCCCACGCAAGAGGCCCAATGTAGCAGCTGCAGCGCCCCAGGCCATAG GTGTTGGTATCAGTGTCCCACCTTCAGCTGCGGGTGCCCTCCAGACTTCTCAACAGGTTCCTGCTCCCACGCAGGCTTCACTGCAGCCATTGCAGACCACCAACATTCAGCCTCAAGTCACGCCGCAACCTCAGCAGCTCCTCATGAAACAGCAACAACCTTCCGCTTTGTTACAGCTTCAGAATACACAGCAG CAACAGCAGCATGAGGTCCAAGAAAGTCCAGCTCTCCGTCTCACCTCCATACCCGAGTGTTCCGTCATTGGGCCAGCTGCTGACCCAGATGTG ACAACTGGAAGGGGAAACAAAGTCGGCTCCCTGACACCCCCATCGTCACCCAAGCTGACGGCCAAGAGTGGTCATCGCCGCATCCTGAGCGACGTCACTCACAGTGCCATCTTCGGGGTCCCCATCAGCAAGTCCACCCAGCTTCTGCAGGCAGCCGCAGCTGAGGCCAGCCTCAACAAATCCAA ATCGGCCAGCACAACTCCTTCTGGCTCCCCATGCTCGTCCCAGCAGACTGTATATCACCCATCTGATGGTGACAACCAATCTGCCCATATTACAATCAACACTCAGCCCAGTTGGAACCCCTTTGGTGACGATAATTTCTCGAAGCTAACTGCTGAGGAGCTGCTTAACAAAGACTTTGCAAAGCTTGCTGAAA CTGCTCCAGAGGAGAAGTCCAAGGGTGACTGTCTCATTCATGGACTCAATTCATTTGCTG ACAACTTGATTGATCATGGACAGAAGTCTCACGAAACCTCTCTTCTGCACCCTGACCTTTTAACCCTGACTGAGCCTTTGAGCACAAATGCTG CAAAGACAGAGATGTGTGTGGATTCACTGATTCCTGGCTTTGAAGCCCCTCAAGCCCAGCGGCACTCAGGCCAGTCAGAGCTCCCCTCCGCCAGCATGCCAG ACTCTTTAACTGGGAAGGACTCTCTGCTGGGCTGCCATCTTCTATCTCATACTTCTCCTCACGGAAAGCCGAATGTTTCTGCTACTTCCTCCTATCACTCCTCTGCTCCTCTTGGCTCCTGCTCCGCAACCTGTCTGGAGGAGTTGCATCCTTCTCAGACATCTGCTG ACTCCTCCTCTTTCCTCATGTCGCAAGGAGAGAAAGGGAATAATGACGAGTTTGACCCTATTCCCGTGCTCATCTCCAAAACCTCAAGCCAAG ATGTGCAACTGGACAGGAACGGCTACTCCATGCTTGGCCAAGAAGGGCGCGACAGCGAAACTGTGGGCGATTGTGTACCAAACGACGAATGTGATCACTCCAGTGATGAAGACCAGGAGAAAGTAACCTGTCAAGAAGAGCAGAAGAACTTCGGGGGTGCCACCGAGGGTCATACTTCAGCCCACGACCTAAGCGGCTCCAGACCGCTGCTACTTGACTCCGAGGAGGACGAAGAGCACGAAAGCCAACCGACGCCAGCTTCCTGTGTGGTATCATCTGCTGTGACCTTCCTTCCACCTGCACCCGCCGCCGTTGCCCAGAATCATTCCCTGCTTGATCCCGAGCCAGCCAGCATCTTCTCAAAAGCTCCTTTTCGCCTCGCGCAGCAAGAACAGGGCGACGTGTTTGCCAACGCGCCATTTCCCAGCGGCCCGTTGGCAGCCCAACAGCGGCTGGATGTGTTCTCCCAGGCTCCATTTGCGAAAAGAAAGGAGGCCGCACCACCTCCGTACCCTCTCGGGGCAGCTGTGATACCTGAACAAGGTGCGTTGGGACAGACCGCACCACATCCTTTCCGTCCGCAAGCGCTAGCCaaatattcccgccactttgagGGAACGGTGACCCAGCAGCATGAGGGCCCTTTTAAAGTGAGCAATGAAACTGGTGTACACGCTGCTGACCCCTTTGTCTGTGCGCCATTTCACCTCAAAGCCCCCCAGGAAAAGCCCTGA